The sequence AGTTAGAGTTTTGGAAcatttgttgttgttgttgcagAATCTGCTGCTGTTGTATTTGTTGTTGGGTTTGTTGAGGTTGGCTTAATTGCTGGTTATTCTGCGATTGTTCAGTCCAAGCAAAAGATGGTTGTGTGGATTTCAATGTATTTGAACCGAATAAAGAaggttgttgttgttgttgttgagCTGGCTGGGCTATAGTATTGCCAAAAAGACCATTACCAGCAGACTGCGTTCCAGTAGATTTTCCAAATAGGCCACCCGAGGCAGGAGCAGTTGTAGCATTTCCGAACAGACCACCAGTGGTTGTAGTAGGGTTCGTGTTTCCAAATAACCCACTAGTGGCAGGTTGGGCTTGTTGGGATGGTGTACCACCGAATAGACTCCCCGTTTGTTGTGGAGCAGCTGGTTTGCTAAAGAGTCCGCCAGGTGCAGCAGCACTGGTGTTTGCAGTGTTGCTATTCTGACCAAAGGAAAATCCGGCAGTAGTACCTGTATTTCCGGTAGTAGCAGTATTATTGGCAGTCTTACCAAAGCTAAACATACTTtatattgtaattgttgttattgtttttgtgGGAGAGATGATCTGAAAACGGCGTTTTATCAAATCTTAGAATCactcaattgaaaaagctATAAAAGGTGCCACACAGGGATTCAAAAACTGAAAACTCAAATTATTCGATGCTCAATGGTATATATGTGTTAGCAAACTCCAATCGACACGTTTGTAACCCTCCAATGACCTTTAAACTCTGttgtttttaatgaattttataTCTTGAAAGTTTTTTTACTGTGTGGactttttgaaatttgacGAAAACGATATTGTAAGAGACACCGTGCCCGATGACCTGCATTAAGACAAGGTATTTAGCTGGGAGATGCATGTGAATAATTGTTAATAATGGGTGGTTCTTTGCCACTCCTATTGTATTCTGAATGGTCTATAGGGTAcatatgatatatattgtagTTTTGCTCTTTTATTTTCTGAGGTGGGAGCTAGAGGAGGGTCGTTAGTGCTTGACGTTTGTGTGCGGAGCCAATGAGATGTTAGGAACTGTCACACAGTGGTTGGAGTATGTTTATTCTTGGGAAGGTGCGTCTGTTAGCTGTTGTGTTTGTTTCATTATCAGCACAAGTTCAGTTGCCAAGTTCGTATAATTATCTGGGTCTGAGATGCACTTCTCTACTAAAATCTTCATCGAGATCTGGAACGTCTGTATAAGGGACTGGTAATCATTTCTTAGATGGCGGATATATGGCGAGTCCAGATCGTCGAGCTCACGTAGCATTGCGAACGTCTGCAGCACTAGCTTGTTCAGTTGTTTCATTAGCTCTAGAATTACTGGCTCGTCGAGTACGTCGCTCCCACAGAGATGGTGCAACGCATCACTCAATTCTTTTGATCTTGCCAGCGTCTTGTTCAACCTGATGTGGTTGACTAGTATCTGTTCAATCTCATTTACCTTGCTTAGATAGCTGGTGGTATCTGATATGACCTCCTTAGTTCTAGGTATATCCTTGGCGATCAGTAGTTCCAATTGGGAAATGAACTCGTACAAATTGGTCTTTGTCTTTTCCAATTCAGCCAAACTTTCGTTATTGTTAAGCTTGTCCCCATCGATCGCATATGTCAAACAAAACTTGGTGTAATCGGTATACTTGTTTATCAACTCAGCGGACAGGTTCTGGATGACATCTCTCGATAAATCGTCGACACTCCTAATCAATGAGTCGAGCTGGATGTATTGAAGATTGTTTTTCATCAGGAACTTATCAACATCAAATGACTCAATATCGTTCTTGTAAACCTCGATCTCATCAGAAAACAGGTCCCTATTTATCTCAGCAGCAATTGGCAATTCAAAATCCTCCATTATGTTTCACTATCGaccttctttttttatttcgaATCTCTACTCCTGCTTTACAAAGTGTTTCCTATTGTCTGATACGTAAGCACTTAGATCCATCCAAAATAAGCAATGTAAGTACGTAGCTCTCTGACAGTGGCTCTTGTGCAACTCAAGAAGCCTTCCTAACCCATTTAATACAACTCCAGGCGTTCATAATAACTGCTTGTTTCTCACAATCTGACTgttctttgaaatttcattatgTGCATTAAGTTTCAAACTCATCATTTTAGAGACCCGAACCTGTAAATTTAGAACCTTTCATTATGAAACGCGTAAACTGGAACTAACTGACTGACCATTGTTGTAAGAGTTCAAAGGCATTTATGCTTCAATAGGTTACTTGAGTGCCACTATAGGTGGTTGGATAAATAATTTGCAAAGTTATTGCTTTTGAAACTGCTTAGAGACACAAAAATTGGTTAAGAAACACCACGTTGCTAAATAGACATGACACCAAAAATTGTGGTTAAAGATATCTTCGATTATGGTGGGAAGACATTGATTTCATTGGTCTCCGACAATGATACGGTAATTGTTGCCAATAAGAAAGGTATGGTCAAAGTTTTGAAAGCAGACAAGCCGGAACAGGAGCCAGAAGTCATCGAGATTGCGCAAGGTTTAACTTCGGTACATGGCGACACTAATGGCACTCTTATACTTACAAATATCGAAGGTAATGCTTTTAGGTACACTATACAAACAGGTAAAGAGCAGTTACTTACTAGATCTTCTTTGCCGTTGCATGATTCTGCTATTGTTCACTCAGGAAGAATAACGGTAATTGGTGGTGATGACTTAGAGTTGTCcttaataaatttagaGAATGCAGGGGACAGTTTCCAGAAGGAAACTTTTAAAGTCGACGAACAAGTGTCGCAGTTGTCATGCAACTCTAAGACAAACATATTAGCAGTTTCCTTCGTTAATGGAAAAGTGCAATTTTTCTCATTAAACACTGCAATCCCAAATAAAGTACATGAGTTATCGGATTATATTCCAGCGGTTACATATGATCTTACCTTTAAAGATCCcttattagaaaatatattaggCAATGACAAAGATGAAGATACTGACGGATCAGATGATGAGGATGAGAAAATATCAGATTCTGAATTCTGTGATGACAATAGAATTTGTACTAGAACAGCATGGAGTCCAAGCGGTCTACTTTTTGCATTGCCTTGTAAGGATAAGACAATTAAGATGTTTAGCATCAAGAATTACGAGTTAGTGAAAACGCTTACCACACCTGATAATGTGTCAGTATACTTTATAGATTTACAATTCGATTGTCAATACGGTAACTACATCGCAGCCGCAGACcttaacaataaaatttttgtttggAAATGTGACACAGGTGAACTAATATACAGTAATGCATTTAAGAAACAACTAACTAATATTTCATGGAGACTGCAAGAAGATGGTACAAAGCTGCAATTGATCGCAGGCACTTGGTCAGGTTCGATTATCACAATCAAAGATCTCGCCAAAACCAGTGAAGAAGCTCAAACGGAGGGTGCAAAGAACTCAAATTTGTTTGTTAATTCTGATATTTCTGAGTCTGAAAATGAAACTgaagaaaatcaaaaagATGGTGCTAATATCGACGATTTAGATGATAAggaaaatttatttactcAAGAAGTAGacgaagaagaaaacaCTAAACGTAAAGTCCCatatgatgatgaagaagacTTCATTGAGGATGACGACGGTGCCGGGTATGTCATTCCAAATAAAAGACATCATTTTTCATCTACTCATGGCGGAAATGCTACTCCAGTCGCATATTCTTCTGGTAGGCCAAAACCATTTCAATACACTACTATATCACCTGGTTCCACTCCATTTGGCTCTTTAGATAGAAGATATTTGACTATGAATACAGTCGGATACGTAGTGACGGTTCGTAataatgaacaaaataGTATTACAATCTCATTTTTTGACTTGAGTAGATTCACTGAAACTCATTTTGAGGATTTATTCGGTTATGATATTTGTTCgttaaatgaaaatgcCACTCTATTTGCGCAATCTAAATCAGGTCAAATTCATTACCGTCCACATAGTGCCATGCATTCCAACTGGACTAAAGTATTGCCATTGCAGAGGGATGAAAAAATAACCAGTGTTGCAGCCACTAATAAAAGAGTATATATTGGTACTTCATTTGGTTACCTAAGAACGTTTAATATTTTCGGTGTTCCTTTAGCCGTCGAAAAAGTCACACCAATAGTTTCTTTAGTAGCTAATGAatttagaatatttattgttcATTACTCACCTTTTAATGGAGTCTCGTACTCGCTGTACGAACAAGGGCCACAATCGTCAAAATACTTCCAAAGAGAAAGTCCCTTACCTATATTTGTGCCTCAATCTGGATTAGGCTCAAGTGGAAGAAGCAATGATTTGTTTACTTCATTTAATCCATTAGGTATAAAATCTATGttcttcaatatatatGGTGATCCTTGCATTTTTGGCTCAGATAATTTACTGATGGTTTTATCTAAATGGAGATCAACAATGGAGGCTAGATGGGTACCGTTGCTAGATGCAAATATAGAAATATGGAAGATGTCAGGAGGTAAAGAGACATCGGATGTTAGTGTCTGGCCTCTGGGTTTAACGTATGATGTTTTAAATTGTATATTAGTTAAAGGTAAAAACTTTTGGCCAGGTTTCCCATTACCTCTACCCTCGGAACTAGGTGTCAGAGTTCCAATATTAGTTAAGAGTAAAGTATTACAAGAAACcaaaaacaagaaaaaacTTCAATCTGAAGCAGAGGTAGCAATGTCTGACGATGAAACCAAAGAAACtaatgaagaattagaaattcCTGTGAATATGGCAGCCgaagaagaatatattcGTTCAAAAGTGTTATCATCGTTATTATCAGATACATTAGAGAATGATGGTGAACTATACGGTAACGAAAACGAAGTTCTCACTAGTCTTGTTGGTACTCAAGACAAATCTTTATTGAGATTATTTGCCGATGCATGTTCAGAACAAAACTCGGATAAAGCAATGTCGattgtatttgaattaaaacAAGACAGAGCATTGAATGCGGCTGTTAAGATTTCAGAAAGAGCAGAGATGTTGGGGTTGGTAAGAAGAATCAATGCCATTAGGGAAGCTaaatttgaagaacaaATGAACAGCATTGAATAATCTAGTTGTGTTTTTTTCCAGCGAAACCCCCTAaaccaaagaaaaaattgtgTAACTATAAGGGAATgcaaatatttatatatgtatatgtacGTATGccaataacaataaacCATTCTCAAATTCAGTTGCTGACACCTTCTTGTCATCTGCttaaatcatcattagACACTCAACTCGTGTCATGTGATCTTGTTTCcaactgaaaaatttcaaaatgcGATGAGCtcgaaatattttttattcaacTTTATTTAAGAACTAGTTAGTAGAATAGTAATAAAAACtagttttatatatttagttgGTCAAGGTTTCCCAGAGTATTGCTACAGAATAGGAATAACTTTACTCTATTTTAAATTGAAGAACAATCACCTAACGGTTTGGTAATGGAGAGAGCTGAATCTGCTAACAAGCGTAAGAGATCGAGAGAGGAGAGAACTCCACCTAATAAGAATGATGAGGATATCACGGACCCTTCTTCTGATGAGGGAAGTTCAATGGGTGAGGATGAGGCTGTAGATGGTTCAAATGACGAGGAGCTGAGATCGgatgaagaatttgaagaagaaaatccAGCCGATAAACGTAGAAGATTGGCTAAACAATATTTGgagaatttgaaaacagAAGCAAATGATATTGTCACGAAGTCAGTACAAGATGACACAAGTGATAAATACACACAAATTGACgattataataactttaatGCAGAAGATTTAGACAGAGAGATTATTGCTACTAGATTAAAACAAGATGTCGCTGAACAACAAGGTCGTGTTTATAGATTCATTGCTGATAAATTGTTGATTTCTGAAGCTAAAACGTCATTTACCAGAGTAGGGGAAAATGGGTTGACTAGTTTAAGTTGTCACCAGCCAATTGCTAATAGATTTGAGCTTAATGATCGTATTGTTAACAATAAGAAtgctaataaaatattcgCGTATACTGTCAGTAAAGATCTACAATTAACTAAGTATGATATATCTGATTTTACACAAAGACcaaaaaagttaaataatGTTAGAGGTGGTAAAAAATTTGTTCCCGAAAGTAATCTTGGTTTCGAAAATACCACTGAAGGTCATTatgatgaaatattaacCGTTGCAGCCTCGTCTGATGGTAGATATGTGGTAACAGGTGGCAAAGATAAAAAACTAATTGTTTGGAGCACTGAATCATTAGCCCCAGTCAAAGTCATTCCAACAAAGTCCAATAAAGGTGAAGTAATGTCTATCATATTTAGAAAAGGTACCGATCAATTATACGCTGCATGTGCAGATTTTAAAGTTAGAACATACTCtataaatcaattttcTCAACTAGAAACTTTATATGGTCATCATGATTTAGtaattgatatttctgCTTTGAGTTTAGAAAGATGTGTTACCGTGGGTGCTCGTGATAGAACTGCTATGCTTTGGAAAATTCCTGATGAAACCAGACTAACATTCAGAGGTGGTGAAGAtactaataaattattcaaaaaatggaTGAACCAAAATGCAACTGAAAAACAAGATGGTACCATAGAGTATCCGGATGAATCAGAAGCTCCAGTCTTTTATGGTGAGGGTAGTATTGACGTGGTATCTATGATTGATGACTCTCATTTCGTAACAGGCTCAGACAATGGTAACTTATGTCTATGGTCATTAGCAAAGAAAAAACCATTATTTATAGAAAGAGCTGCACATGGTATTCTTCCAATTCCAGACGATAAACAGGTCTCAGGTGAGGCTAGTGAAGAAATCAGAAAAGCACAAATgcaaaataacaaaataacAAAACCATATTGGATTACTTCGGTCCATGCCATTccatattcaaatatattcatttctGGTTCTTGGAATGGATCTTTGAAAGTTTggaaattaaatgaaaactTGAGAGAATTTTCATTACTTGgtgaattgaataattgtAAAGGTGTAGTGACGAAAATACAAGCAGTAGAAAGTGGAAAGCATGGTAGAGAAACCTTCCGTATTCTAGCAACAGTTGCCAAGGAACACAAATTAGGTAGATGGATAGATCATGTTCCAGGAGCCAGAAACGGTATTTATTCCGCTACAGTTGAACAGACGtcattttaaaatcaaatgtAGAGAATACATTAAACTTAATCAGATGAAGTTAAAGATACAcatgattttaattatcGCATGCATATTAAcctaataatatttctaaatGATAACTTATCGTCTGGTTATTGGTGGTATGCCAATAATCAAATGTTTATTAAAGAGGTTTACGTATAATATATAGATAATGTATATGTAAACCGTATAATAAGAAATCTATTATCCCGAATAATCCCACAgggtatatatataaaatctAACATTAtgtatcaaaatattaagaCTA comes from Tetrapisispora phaffii CBS 4417 chromosome 4, complete genome and encodes:
- the COG2 gene encoding Golgi transport complex subunit COG2 (similar to Saccharomyces cerevisiae COG2 (YGR120C); ancestral locus Anc_3.472), producing the protein MEDFELPIAAEINRDLFSDEIEVYKNDIESFDVDKFLMKNNLQYIQLDSLIRSVDDLSRDVIQNLSAELINKYTDYTKFCLTYAIDGDKLNNNESLAELEKTKTNLYEFISQLELLIAKDIPRTKEVISDTTSYLSKVNEIEQILVNHIRLNKTLARSKELSDALHHLCGSDVLDEPVILELMKQLNKLVLQTFAMLRELDDLDSPYIRHLRNDYQSLIQTFQISMKILVEKCISDPDNYTNLATELVLIMKQTQQLTDAPSQE
- the CTF4 gene encoding chromatin-binding protein CTF4 (similar to Saccharomyces cerevisiae CTF4 (YPR135W); ancestral locus Anc_3.473) encodes the protein MTPKIVVKDIFDYGGKTLISLVSDNDTVIVANKKGMVKVLKADKPEQEPEVIEIAQGLTSVHGDTNGTLILTNIEGNAFRYTIQTGKEQLLTRSSLPLHDSAIVHSGRITVIGGDDLELSLINLENAGDSFQKETFKVDEQVSQLSCNSKTNILAVSFVNGKVQFFSLNTAIPNKVHELSDYIPAVTYDLTFKDPLLENILGNDKDEDTDGSDDEDEKISDSEFCDDNRICTRTAWSPSGLLFALPCKDKTIKMFSIKNYELVKTLTTPDNVSVYFIDLQFDCQYGNYIAAADLNNKIFVWKCDTGELIYSNAFKKQLTNISWRLQEDGTKLQLIAGTWSGSIITIKDLAKTSEEAQTEGAKNSNLFVNSDISESENETEENQKDGANIDDLDDKENLFTQEVDEEENTKRKVPYDDEEDFIEDDDGAGYVIPNKRHHFSSTHGGNATPVAYSSGRPKPFQYTTISPGSTPFGSLDRRYLTMNTVGYVVTVRNNEQNSITISFFDLSRFTETHFEDLFGYDICSLNENATLFAQSKSGQIHYRPHSAMHSNWTKVLPLQRDEKITSVAATNKRVYIGTSFGYLRTFNIFGVPLAVEKVTPIVSLVANEFRIFIVHYSPFNGVSYSLYEQGPQSSKYFQRESPLPIFVPQSGLGSSGRSNDLFTSFNPLGIKSMFFNIYGDPCIFGSDNLLMVLSKWRSTMEARWVPLLDANIEIWKMSGGKETSDVSVWPLGLTYDVLNCILVKGKNFWPGFPLPLPSELGVRVPILVKSKVLQETKNKKKLQSEAEVAMSDDETKETNEELEIPVNMAAEEEYIRSKVLSSLLSDTLENDGELYGNENEVLTSLVGTQDKSLLRLFADACSEQNSDKAMSIVFELKQDRALNAAVKISERAEMLGLVRRINAIREAKFEEQMNSIE
- the RRP9 gene encoding ribosomal RNA-processing protein RRP9 (similar to Saccharomyces cerevisiae RRP9 (YPR137W); ancestral locus Anc_3.474), encoding MERAESANKRKRSREERTPPNKNDEDITDPSSDEGSSMGEDEAVDGSNDEELRSDEEFEEENPADKRRRLAKQYLENLKTEANDIVTKSVQDDTSDKYTQIDDYNNFNAEDLDREIIATRLKQDVAEQQGRVYRFIADKLLISEAKTSFTRVGENGLTSLSCHQPIANRFELNDRIVNNKNANKIFAYTVSKDLQLTKYDISDFTQRPKKLNNVRGGKKFVPESNLGFENTTEGHYDEILTVAASSDGRYVVTGGKDKKLIVWSTESLAPVKVIPTKSNKGEVMSIIFRKGTDQLYAACADFKVRTYSINQFSQLETLYGHHDLVIDISALSLERCVTVGARDRTAMLWKIPDETRLTFRGGEDTNKLFKKWMNQNATEKQDGTIEYPDESEAPVFYGEGSIDVVSMIDDSHFVTGSDNGNLCLWSLAKKKPLFIERAAHGILPIPDDKQVSGEASEEIRKAQMQNNKITKPYWITSVHAIPYSNIFISGSWNGSLKVWKLNENLREFSLLGELNNCKGVVTKIQAVESGKHGRETFRILATVAKEHKLGRWIDHVPGARNGIYSATVEQTSF